The proteins below are encoded in one region of Cryptomeria japonica unplaced genomic scaffold, Sugi_1.0 HiC_scaffold_1869, whole genome shotgun sequence:
- the LOC131873507 gene encoding methyl jasmonate esterase 1-like, which yields METNIVKAKGCHFVMVHGATFGGWCWYQVADLLLKEGQTVSSIDMASAGIDPTNADTISSLQEYNQPLTDFFTALPSEGKVILVGHSAGGFNLSFTMERFPHKIAAAVFVTAVMPLSGTTLPKLLKEIVSIIGGLGDSTFYYANGKENPATSFKFGTQFAREFLSQNSPSWDLTLWESPEKKCPIWQEPLLYTAKNYGSVRIIFVVSKVDKVIVEAFQRKMIAENPPQMVYEIEGSDHTVFFSMPLQLAEVLMKIANTSVKVKQSAADGF from the exons ATGGAGACAAATATAGTTAAGGCAAAGGGGTGTCACTTTGTGATGGTTCATGGAGCAACCTTTGGGGGCTGGTGTTGGTATCAAGTTGCAGATCTTCTTCTCAAAGAGGGCCAGACTGTATCTTCCATTGACATGGCAAGCGCAGGTATTGATCCTACAAATGCCGACACCATTTCATCCTTACAAGAGTACAATCAGCCACTCACAGACTTCTTTACAGCTCTTCCTTCTGAAGGGAAG GTTATATTGGTTGGCCACAGCGCTGGTGGATTCAATTTGAGTTTTACCATGGAGCGTTTTCCACATAAAATTGCTGCAGCTGTCTTTGTTACTGCCGTCATGCCCCTCAGTGGAACGACTCTCCCTAAGTTGTTGAAGGAG ATCGTATCCATAATCGGAGGCTTAGGAGACTCTACATTTTACTATGCAAATGGGAAAGAGAATCCAGCAACATCCTTCAAGTTTGGCACCCAGTTTGCGCGAGAATTTTTATCACAGAACAGTCCTTCTTGG GATCTGACGTTGTGGGAGTCGCCGGAAAAGAAATGTCCAATATGGCAAGAACCTCTTTTGTATACAGCTAAAAACTATGGAAGTGTTAGGATAATATTTGTTGTGTCGAAGGTGGATAAGGTTATTGTGGAGGCGTTCCAGAGAAAGATGATTGCAGAGAATCCTCCACAAATGGTATACGAAATTGAAGGATCTGATCACACCGTATTCTTCTCTATGCCTCTTCAACTGGCTGAGGTGCTCATGAAAATTGCTAATACGAGTGTGAAAGTGAAGCAATCAGCTGCAGATGGATTTTAG